A region of uncultured Desulfobacter sp. DNA encodes the following proteins:
- a CDS encoding methyl-accepting chemotaxis protein: MATKQASFISLKAQLIGGFSIISLITLIVGGVGYFQISNNIHQVDTMVTQDVHFLEQAKEFKILALQHRRFEKDLFLNIGKKEKQEGYLQKFDKVSSQTIKLIDKMAANVKENPNLGEKAIEAITKAKNAYGEYKKGFIQLSQKVLSDEDMTPQRANNMMLPFKEHIYHFESSIDNIENMALKMIKEVSENVIRSGNRSRTSIGAFVVIGVIFSGILGLIIAVKITAPILKAVWFAEKMAEGDLRQKMEVNRNDEIGQLTQSLNTMAQSMRTMFEDIVESSEALSSSSTALSDVAGKMLKNVQLSADQSGRVAAAAEELTTTMNSVTATTEETEASIQRIVAASEEMTSTIQEISRNTARGSSITQEAVEEAKQVSAKVNILGQAAKDISKVTETIDDISNQTNLLALNATIEAARAGEAGKGFAVVAGEIKILAQQTAEATKEINKRIEGVQTTTVESIKAIETIVGVINEINDIVNSVATAIEEQSSTTQEISGSVSKAALGVQEVNENINQTSAVAGEVALDIASIDQTTQDVNQGSQQVSERAAQLATLSERLNSLISRFKV, translated from the coding sequence ATGGCCACAAAACAAGCTTCATTTATTTCTCTGAAAGCACAACTGATCGGCGGATTTTCAATCATTTCCTTGATCACATTGATAGTCGGCGGAGTTGGATACTTTCAGATTTCAAACAATATTCACCAGGTTGACACAATGGTGACCCAGGATGTCCATTTTCTGGAGCAGGCTAAGGAATTTAAAATCCTGGCACTTCAACACAGGCGCTTTGAAAAGGATCTTTTCCTTAATATCGGGAAGAAAGAGAAACAGGAGGGATATTTACAAAAATTTGATAAGGTTTCAAGCCAAACCATTAAATTGATTGATAAAATGGCAGCCAATGTGAAGGAAAATCCTAACCTCGGAGAAAAAGCAATTGAAGCCATAACAAAAGCGAAAAATGCCTATGGCGAATACAAAAAAGGGTTTATACAACTTTCCCAAAAGGTTCTTTCAGATGAGGACATGACACCGCAGCGCGCCAATAATATGATGCTGCCGTTCAAAGAACATATTTATCATTTTGAATCAAGTATTGATAATATAGAAAATATGGCACTAAAAATGATAAAAGAAGTATCTGAGAATGTCATCCGGTCCGGCAACAGATCACGAACTTCTATCGGCGCTTTTGTGGTTATCGGTGTTATTTTCAGTGGCATATTAGGTTTGATCATTGCCGTAAAAATCACGGCACCGATCTTAAAAGCTGTCTGGTTTGCTGAAAAAATGGCTGAAGGTGATTTAAGACAGAAAATGGAAGTGAACCGGAACGATGAAATTGGACAGCTTACCCAATCCTTGAATACCATGGCCCAAAGCATGAGGACCATGTTTGAGGATATCGTTGAAAGTTCTGAGGCCTTGAGTTCGTCGTCCACTGCGTTGAGCGATGTTGCTGGAAAAATGTTAAAGAATGTACAGCTGTCGGCGGATCAATCAGGGCGTGTGGCTGCTGCAGCCGAAGAGTTGACCACGACCATGAACAGTGTGACAGCGACAACAGAAGAAACCGAAGCCAGCATTCAGAGGATAGTTGCGGCTTCTGAGGAAATGACTTCCACGATACAGGAAATTTCCAGGAACACCGCCAGAGGTAGCAGCATTACCCAGGAAGCAGTTGAAGAGGCAAAACAGGTGTCGGCCAAAGTCAATATTCTGGGCCAGGCCGCAAAGGACATCAGCAAAGTAACTGAAACTATTGATGATATTTCAAACCAGACCAATCTTTTAGCCCTGAACGCCACAATTGAGGCTGCCCGGGCGGGCGAGGCCGGAAAAGGATTTGCTGTCGTGGCCGGTGAAATTAAAATACTTGCCCAGCAGACGGCCGAAGCGACAAAAGAGATTAATAAAAGAATAGAAGGTGTTCAGACAACAACTGTGGAATCGATCAAGGCCATCGAAACCATTGTTGGGGTTATTAACGAAATCAATGATATTGTCAATTCGGTGGCAACAGCCATTGAAGAACAGTCATCAACGACCCAAGAGATATCGGGGAGTGTGTCCAAAGCAGCTTTAGGTGTCCAGGAAGTCAATGAAAACATCAACCAGACCAGCGCTGTTGCCGGCGAAGTTGCCCTGGATATTGCCAGTATTGATCAGACAACCCAGGATGTGAACCAGGGCAGTCAGCAGGTCAGTGAAAGAGCAGCACAGTTGGCCACTCTCTCCGAACGTTTGAACAGCCTGATCAGCCGGTTCAAAGTATAG
- a CDS encoding ARMT1-like domain-containing protein, with product MVRELAKDNDPYREIKRQFTLFALKLLPGMETVVRESQDPIGTAVRLAGLDTMVRVIDNGTDIPGTDIQNGSDALKKKFKKTDLIISKGQGNYETLTTITKNIFFILKAKCPVVAKDLGCGVGSMILTRSNSYG from the coding sequence ATGGTTCGGGAGCTGGCAAAGGATAACGACCCGTATCGGGAGATAAAAAGACAATTCACATTATTTGCCTTGAAGCTTCTGCCCGGCATGGAAACAGTCGTCAGGGAATCACAAGACCCGATAGGTACAGCGGTGCGCCTGGCCGGTTTGGACACCATGGTCAGGGTAATTGATAACGGCACCGACATTCCGGGCACCGATATTCAGAACGGGTCTGACGCACTTAAAAAAAAGTTCAAAAAGACAGATCTGATTATTTCCAAGGGCCAGGGAAACTATGAGACACTAACTACCATCACCAAAAACATCTTTTTCATCCTGAAAGCCAAGTGTCCTGTTGTTGCAAAGGATTTGGGATGCGGCGTCGGGAGCATGATTTTGACCAGGAGCAATTCATACGGTTAA
- a CDS encoding NAD-dependent succinate-semialdehyde dehydrogenase, whose amino-acid sequence MIELKDPGLFCQACFIQDQWIDADSKKTVEVTNPATGEVLGTVPFCGADETRRAIDAASESLSSWRSKTAAERSAILRRWNNLLMENQEDLALLMTAEQGKPLAESRGEIAYAASFFEWFAEEAKRIYGDVIPQTIASQRLVVIKQPVGVVAAITPWNFPSAMITRKAGAALAAGCTMVVKPATATPFSALAIAKLGQKAGVPEGVFNVVTGSSSAIGGELTANAKVRKLTFTGSTQVGKKLMRDCSDTMKRVSMELGGNAPFIVFDDADLDAAIEGALSCKYRNSGQTCVCANRLYVQAGIYDQFCEKLTTAVTNLKVGNGLDDGVVQGPLIDMNAVKSVERHISDALDKGAKVLAGGKRHALGGTFFAPTVLADATGDMLVAKEEIFGPFAPIFKFETEAEVIRKANDTEFGLAAYFFTRDLARSWRVGEQLEYGLIGINSGIISNAVAPFGGVKESGNGREGSKYGLDDYLEIKYMCMAGING is encoded by the coding sequence ATGATTGAATTAAAAGACCCGGGCCTGTTCTGCCAGGCCTGTTTTATTCAGGATCAGTGGATTGACGCCGATTCGAAAAAAACCGTTGAGGTGACCAATCCGGCCACAGGAGAAGTTCTGGGAACCGTACCCTTTTGCGGTGCCGATGAAACCCGGCGGGCCATTGATGCTGCCAGTGAAAGCCTTTCTTCCTGGCGCAGTAAAACCGCAGCAGAACGTTCTGCCATTCTAAGGCGGTGGAATAACCTGCTCATGGAAAACCAGGAAGACCTGGCTTTGCTCATGACAGCGGAACAGGGCAAGCCCCTGGCCGAATCCCGGGGCGAAATTGCCTATGCCGCCAGTTTTTTTGAATGGTTTGCCGAAGAAGCCAAACGGATTTACGGCGATGTCATCCCCCAGACCATTGCGTCCCAGCGCCTGGTGGTGATCAAACAGCCCGTGGGCGTAGTTGCCGCCATTACACCCTGGAACTTCCCCAGCGCCATGATCACCAGGAAAGCCGGTGCGGCCCTGGCCGCCGGATGCACCATGGTGGTGAAACCGGCCACGGCCACACCATTTTCCGCCCTGGCCATTGCAAAACTGGGGCAAAAGGCAGGCGTACCAGAAGGCGTATTTAACGTGGTCACAGGATCTTCGTCCGCCATTGGTGGTGAACTGACCGCCAACGCAAAGGTTCGAAAACTGACCTTTACCGGTTCCACACAGGTGGGCAAAAAACTGATGAGGGACTGCTCAGACACCATGAAACGGGTCTCCATGGAACTGGGCGGCAATGCACCGTTTATCGTATTTGACGATGCAGACCTTGATGCGGCCATTGAAGGGGCTCTGTCCTGCAAATACCGCAACTCAGGACAGACCTGTGTCTGTGCCAACCGCCTTTACGTCCAGGCCGGAATTTATGATCAATTCTGTGAAAAACTGACAACGGCTGTGACAAATCTTAAAGTGGGCAACGGGCTGGATGACGGCGTTGTGCAGGGACCGCTCATTGACATGAACGCCGTTAAAAGCGTGGAGCGCCACATCAGTGATGCCCTTGACAAAGGCGCTAAAGTGCTGGCAGGCGGCAAGCGCCATGCCCTGGGCGGCACCTTTTTTGCGCCCACGGTCCTGGCAGACGCCACAGGCGACATGCTCGTCGCCAAAGAGGAGATATTCGGCCCCTTTGCCCCGATTTTCAAATTTGAAACCGAGGCAGAGGTGATCCGGAAAGCCAATGACACAGAATTTGGCCTGGCAGCCTACTTCTTCACCCGGGATCTGGCCAGAAGCTGGCGGGTGGGAGAACAGCTGGAATATGGCCTGATAGGCATCAACTCAGGCATCATCTCCAATGCCGTGGCCCCCTTTGGCGGGGTCAAGGAATCCGGCAACGGCCGGGAAGGCTCCAAATACGGACTGGATGACTATCTGGAGATCAAGTACATGTGCATGGCCGGCATCAACGGATGA
- a CDS encoding AF1514 family protein — protein MTQIFSDPGDTPHELIEKTVDDPELTFHQAKDLAKKIAQEKCKNCMILSWKNGKTGEFYPTRECGTQNKPAWIYYAQARGANLTININNGEYIFMILIIED, from the coding sequence ATGACGCAAATTTTTTCAGATCCGGGCGATACCCCCCATGAATTGATAGAAAAGACAGTAGACGATCCCGAACTAACTTTTCACCAGGCCAAGGACCTGGCAAAAAAGATTGCCCAGGAAAAATGTAAAAATTGCATGATTCTATCCTGGAAAAATGGAAAGACCGGAGAATTTTATCCCACCCGGGAATGCGGCACACAAAACAAGCCCGCCTGGATCTATTATGCCCAGGCAAGGGGTGCCAATCTGACCATCAATATCAATAATGGAGAATATATTTTCATGATCCTGATCATTGAAGATTAG
- a CDS encoding ATP-binding protein — protein sequence METRLAENLSVAIGPWKKILDAIIENAVKHHDYILFFTVISSLTGVVLLSRSNYHKHCLYKQSLKFNEKKFSAITQASPVGICMVKKRKIYWTNETLHAMFGYDHEDLLGKSTAMFYADDATYQKIGNELYSAHSTMQPFRSTSKCIKKDGTAFHCSLRSCPLNALDHSEGFIVVIWDITEMLTVEEENIRLKDHIIQNQRMEAIGILSSGIAHDFNNILFPITGYVEILLMDTVQDSKSHMYLMNILKASDRAKKLIGQILSFSRQTQCETTQVLVQHIIRETLALLRETIPATINIVEQIDMNCSPIMADPTQIHQIIMNLCTNAYQAMENTGGTLSVALHETNTDENTFLHYLELQPGRYLQLLISDTGVGMEKEIALKIFEPYFTTKKTGKGTGLGLSVVHGIVKKAGGDIKVISEPGKGASFHIYLPVLELYREARSLSADEENHHMKGKGHILIVDDEEQIVLMEKEFIQRLGYDSTASTSSVKALEIFQANPDAFDLVITDLTMPGLTGNDLALEIEKINPDIPLIICTGSEKKYQKEVMHSANVKELLLKPLKMEELSRLIAKTINERS from the coding sequence ATGGAGACACGATTAGCTGAAAATTTGTCTGTGGCGATCGGTCCTTGGAAAAAAATTCTTGATGCAATCATTGAAAACGCAGTGAAACACCACGACTATATCCTGTTTTTCACCGTTATTTCATCTTTGACGGGAGTGGTGCTTCTATCCAGAAGCAACTATCATAAACACTGTCTGTATAAGCAGTCCCTGAAATTCAATGAAAAAAAATTCAGTGCAATTACCCAGGCATCGCCGGTGGGGATCTGTATGGTAAAAAAACGAAAAATTTACTGGACAAACGAGACGTTGCACGCAATGTTCGGATATGACCATGAAGACCTGCTCGGGAAAAGTACGGCAATGTTCTACGCGGATGATGCCACCTATCAGAAGATCGGTAACGAACTCTATTCTGCGCATTCCACAATGCAACCGTTCCGGTCGACAAGCAAGTGCATCAAAAAGGATGGAACTGCTTTCCATTGTTCATTGAGAAGTTGTCCTTTAAATGCCCTAGACCACTCAGAAGGATTCATCGTAGTTATTTGGGATATTACCGAAATGTTAACTGTTGAAGAAGAAAATATACGGTTGAAAGATCATATTATCCAGAACCAGAGAATGGAGGCCATAGGTATTTTGTCAAGCGGCATTGCCCATGATTTTAACAATATCCTTTTCCCGATTACGGGATATGTTGAAATTCTGTTGATGGATACTGTCCAAGACAGTAAGTCCCACATGTATTTGATGAATATCCTTAAAGCTTCAGACAGAGCAAAGAAACTGATCGGACAGATTCTTTCGTTTAGCAGGCAAACACAATGTGAAACAACCCAGGTCCTGGTTCAGCATATAATTAGAGAAACCCTTGCTCTTTTAAGAGAAACCATTCCCGCAACCATTAATATCGTCGAGCAGATCGACATGAACTGCAGTCCCATAATGGCTGACCCCACCCAGATTCATCAGATCATTATGAATTTGTGTACAAATGCATATCAAGCCATGGAGAACACCGGCGGAACGCTTTCGGTGGCGCTGCATGAAACAAACACTGATGAAAATACGTTCCTCCATTATTTGGAGCTGCAACCCGGCAGGTACCTGCAATTGTTAATTTCCGATACAGGTGTCGGGATGGAAAAAGAAATTGCTCTGAAAATATTCGAGCCCTATTTTACAACCAAAAAAACAGGAAAGGGCACCGGTCTTGGTTTATCTGTTGTCCATGGAATCGTTAAAAAAGCAGGCGGGGACATTAAAGTGATCAGTGAGCCGGGTAAAGGCGCCTCTTTCCACATATATCTGCCGGTTCTTGAATTATACAGGGAAGCCAGATCCCTTTCGGCTGATGAAGAAAATCATCATATGAAAGGGAAAGGGCACATACTGATAGTCGATGATGAAGAACAGATTGTACTGATGGAAAAAGAATTTATTCAGCGGCTTGGTTATGATTCCACCGCATCTACGAGCAGTGTGAAAGCCCTTGAGATTTTTCAAGCCAATCCTGATGCATTTGATCTGGTAATCACGGACCTGACAATGCCTGGGTTAACAGGCAACGACTTGGCCTTGGAAATAGAAAAGATTAATCCCGATATCCCTTTAATTATCTGCACGGGGTCAGAAAAAAAATATCAAAAGGAGGTGATGCATTCTGCCAATGTTAAAGAATTATTACTAAAACCTCTAAAAATGGAGGAGTTGTCCAGATTGATAGCAAAGACGATAAATGAACGAAGTTAA
- a CDS encoding methyl-accepting chemotaxis protein, whose protein sequence is MRSKLIIGGVVAAIFPLVIVGLFSINKSSFALINIAERQSKLIAQNLATMANLFMEQEIEKTRTMASGPLIQTMLNKSEITDIESSVSETSAVQAYLSDVYQKVRKNYDCIFVTNSSGLLLVIADGHGKGPVQKKISVADRQYFKTAQLGKISISKPVISKVSGDSVFVLAVPLRNSSGAFAGVLGSSVKLATLTDKIAQTKIGETGYPFMVGNDGLFIYHPVQDYIFKINIESLKGMENVAKKLRAQEADIEKYIFKGIDKICGFAPVPATGWSIVFTQNKSEFLAPVVSMRSMVLAAGCIFLFLTIVTVLWFVKGIMKLLGHDPSEIATVANQIASGDLTYEFKNTGQQLCGVYADMKQMTDTLKNIFSDISQGVQMLTSSSTELSAVSQQMTSGAEHSSQTANNVSLAAEEMATSMNSVAAATEQTTTNLQIIVAAAEEMAATINEIAANTAQGSQTTTQAVEKAEHISLKVDALGRAATQISKVTETIADISEQTNLLALNATIEAARAGDAGKGFAVVAGEIKELAKQTAHATDEIGIKIGEVQATTTESVNAIKAIVGIIDDINLIVTSVASAIDEQSATTQEISNNVSQAATGVQEVNANVNQTSIVAVEVTKDVHQVSQSADEITAGAKHINENVLELSKLAENLNAMVSRFKL, encoded by the coding sequence ATGAGATCGAAGTTAATCATTGGTGGCGTGGTGGCAGCAATCTTTCCACTGGTTATCGTGGGATTATTTTCAATAAACAAATCCTCCTTTGCTCTGATCAACATCGCAGAGAGGCAGTCAAAACTCATCGCACAAAATCTTGCAACCATGGCAAACCTGTTCATGGAGCAGGAAATTGAAAAAACTCGAACAATGGCGTCTGGGCCTTTGATCCAAACAATGCTCAATAAATCAGAAATTACAGATATTGAAAGCAGCGTGTCTGAGACGTCTGCTGTTCAGGCATACCTTTCAGATGTATATCAAAAAGTCAGGAAAAATTACGATTGTATTTTTGTTACGAATTCTTCCGGCCTTCTTCTTGTTATCGCTGACGGCCATGGCAAAGGACCTGTACAGAAAAAAATAAGTGTGGCTGACAGGCAATATTTTAAAACTGCCCAATTAGGTAAGATCTCCATAAGTAAACCGGTCATTTCAAAGGTCAGCGGAGACTCTGTTTTTGTCCTCGCCGTTCCTTTGCGGAACAGTTCCGGGGCATTTGCCGGTGTTTTAGGATCATCCGTAAAGCTGGCAACTTTAACCGATAAAATTGCCCAGACTAAAATCGGAGAAACAGGTTATCCGTTTATGGTGGGTAATGACGGACTATTTATCTATCATCCTGTGCAAGATTATATTTTCAAAATAAACATAGAGTCCCTTAAAGGGATGGAAAACGTTGCTAAAAAGTTACGGGCCCAGGAAGCGGATATTGAGAAATATATTTTTAAAGGGATTGATAAAATTTGTGGTTTTGCACCTGTTCCTGCCACGGGCTGGAGCATTGTGTTCACCCAGAATAAATCTGAATTTTTAGCGCCTGTGGTTTCAATGCGCAGTATGGTTCTTGCTGCAGGCTGTATATTTTTGTTTCTGACAATTGTGACGGTCTTGTGGTTTGTTAAGGGTATTATGAAGCTTCTGGGACATGACCCGTCTGAAATAGCAACAGTGGCCAACCAGATCGCGTCCGGTGATCTTACATATGAATTTAAAAACACTGGACAACAGCTCTGTGGCGTATATGCTGATATGAAGCAAATGACTGACACTTTGAAAAATATATTTTCAGACATTTCACAAGGGGTTCAGATGTTGACATCGTCTTCCACGGAACTGTCGGCAGTCTCCCAGCAGATGACTTCCGGTGCAGAACATTCCTCCCAGACGGCCAATAACGTTTCTTTGGCCGCAGAAGAGATGGCAACGTCCATGAACAGTGTGGCGGCCGCCACAGAGCAGACAACTACCAACCTGCAGATCATTGTAGCCGCTGCAGAAGAGATGGCTGCAACGATCAATGAAATTGCAGCCAATACAGCCCAGGGAAGCCAGACAACCACACAGGCCGTTGAAAAAGCCGAACATATTTCCCTGAAAGTGGATGCGCTGGGGCGTGCAGCAACGCAGATAAGCAAAGTCACCGAAACCATAGCTGATATTTCTGAACAGACAAATCTTCTGGCCTTGAATGCAACCATCGAGGCCGCCCGAGCCGGGGACGCCGGTAAGGGGTTTGCTGTTGTGGCCGGAGAAATTAAGGAACTGGCAAAGCAGACTGCCCATGCCACTGATGAAATCGGTATAAAGATAGGTGAGGTGCAGGCAACAACCACGGAATCGGTAAATGCTATAAAGGCAATTGTTGGAATCATTGATGATATCAATTTAATTGTCACATCGGTTGCCTCTGCCATTGATGAGCAATCTGCCACAACCCAGGAAATCTCCAATAATGTCAGCCAGGCCGCCACCGGTGTCCAGGAAGTCAATGCCAATGTCAACCAGACATCCATTGTGGCCGTTGAGGTTACCAAGGATGTCCACCAGGTCAGTCAGTCTGCAGATGAAATTACGGCTGGAGCCAAGCACATAAATGAAAATGTTTTGGAATTATCTAAACTTGCAGAAAATCTTAACGCGATGGTGAGCAGGTTTAAGCTGTAA
- a CDS encoding glycoside hydrolase family protein: MTRKTNKAGLDLIKKFEGFYAEAYLCPADVWTIGYGHTGDVKMGQVVTEPEAEQLLSKDLEVAGIAVQRYISVPLTDNQFSALVSFTFNLGAGSLKTSTLRKKLNQGNYDAVPPELARWVKTKGKTLPGLVRRRAAEGLFFMQPDDVPMENLPVPDDPSPMPQRIESSDGIVIIRTGYLADTITLEPGSVDDIGDSKYVRLSQNAPDGYVAALQNDLRSLGFEEAGEPDGAFGKKTTEAIRSFQETAGISRTGRVDGETRNALSAWLEQGWSKSSPPGRSGAEAEFLPGGIKLISPQIPHFSQGDPRWAQRSLNRGSSIRREGCAICCIAMVLGFYGRNINPGLLDAYLDANNGYSGNCVRWDIAGKYGVPGSGPELQYDRMMLTPGKEKELEAFLSQRIDRGLPTMVRVDYGTDPGLIYNHFVVCIGKTQDGLFVMNDPATHLGNGYQNTTDDNIIQKTTRKNGYTMVQLDYYDHK; the protein is encoded by the coding sequence ATGACTCGAAAAACAAACAAGGCCGGACTGGATTTAATCAAAAAATTCGAGGGGTTTTACGCCGAAGCTTATCTTTGCCCGGCTGATGTCTGGACCATCGGTTACGGCCACACAGGCGATGTCAAGATGGGGCAGGTCGTCACCGAACCCGAGGCCGAACAGCTTCTTTCAAAAGATCTGGAAGTTGCCGGCATCGCAGTGCAGCGCTATATCTCAGTACCATTAACGGACAACCAGTTCTCTGCTCTGGTCAGTTTCACCTTTAACCTGGGAGCAGGCAGCTTAAAGACCAGCACCCTGAGAAAAAAACTGAACCAGGGCAACTACGACGCAGTGCCGCCGGAGTTGGCCCGCTGGGTAAAGACCAAGGGAAAGACGTTGCCTGGACTGGTGCGGCGACGCGCAGCTGAAGGTCTTTTTTTCATGCAGCCCGACGATGTTCCCATGGAGAACCTCCCTGTCCCGGATGACCCATCACCCATGCCCCAGCGGATTGAATCCTCGGACGGGATTGTTATTATTCGAACGGGATACCTGGCAGACACCATCACCCTTGAGCCGGGGAGTGTTGATGATATAGGAGATTCAAAATATGTCCGGCTTTCCCAAAACGCTCCGGACGGCTATGTGGCGGCACTTCAAAACGATCTGAGAAGTCTGGGATTTGAAGAGGCTGGCGAACCCGACGGTGCTTTCGGCAAAAAAACCACAGAGGCGATCCGGTCCTTCCAGGAAACGGCAGGGATCAGCAGGACAGGAAGAGTCGATGGCGAAACCAGAAACGCCCTGTCCGCATGGCTGGAACAGGGCTGGTCTAAAAGCAGTCCCCCTGGAAGGTCCGGGGCAGAAGCCGAATTCCTACCGGGTGGCATTAAACTCATCAGCCCCCAGATTCCGCATTTCAGCCAGGGAGATCCGAGGTGGGCGCAAAGAAGTCTTAACCGGGGCTCCAGCATTCGGCGGGAAGGATGTGCCATCTGCTGTATTGCCATGGTCCTCGGTTTCTACGGCCGCAACATCAACCCGGGATTGCTGGATGCCTATCTGGATGCCAACAACGGATATTCCGGAAATTGTGTGAGATGGGATATTGCAGGCAAATATGGCGTCCCTGGCAGTGGCCCGGAACTGCAATATGACCGGATGATGCTCACACCCGGGAAGGAAAAAGAACTGGAAGCGTTTCTTTCCCAACGGATCGACAGGGGACTGCCGACCATGGTCAGGGTCGATTACGGTACGGACCCGGGCCTGATCTATAACCACTTCGTGGTATGCATCGGAAAAACCCAAGACGGTCTTTTTGTTATGAATGATCCGGCCACCCACTTGGGAAACGGCTATCAAAACACCACCGACGACAACATCATCCAAAAAACGACCCGAAAAAACGGATATACAATGGTTCAACTGGATTACTACGACCACAAATAG
- the gabT gene encoding 4-aminobutyrate--2-oxoglutarate transaminase, with protein sequence MTNTDGIQTLLDQVIPQGHTSGTTCYVESAKGAIITDVQGKKYIDFAGGIAVMNVGHSHPKVVAAIKAQAEKFTHTCFMVSPYEIAVRLADRLCKITPGSFEKKALFVNSGAEAVENAVKIARYYTKRQGIVVCDGSYHGRTYLTMAMTTKVKPYKCGFGPLAPEVYRAPFGDFKAFEQSFITTINPENTAAVVIEPIQGEGGFIAPPTEFFPKVAKFCKDNGIVLVIDEIQSGMGRTGTMFAIENFGVEPDLVTVAKSIAAGMPMSAVVGRKEIMDSVHPGGLGGTYGANPVACAAAHAVLDIFEEENILGKARALGEILTRIFGAWKENFAVIGELRGLGAMQGFTLVNEDGTPAPEKAKTLSRYCFDNGLIILVCGIHGNVIRALMPLVIEPDQLQKGLDILEHGLVNL encoded by the coding sequence ATGACAAACACTGATGGCATTCAAACCCTTCTGGACCAGGTGATACCCCAGGGGCACACCAGCGGGACGACCTGCTATGTGGAATCGGCCAAAGGGGCCATCATCACTGATGTTCAAGGCAAAAAGTATATCGATTTCGCCGGGGGCATCGCGGTAATGAATGTGGGGCACAGCCACCCGAAAGTCGTGGCTGCCATTAAAGCCCAGGCGGAAAAATTCACCCACACCTGTTTCATGGTCAGCCCTTACGAAATTGCCGTACGCCTGGCAGACCGGCTGTGTAAAATCACCCCGGGAAGTTTTGAAAAAAAAGCTCTTTTTGTGAACTCCGGTGCCGAAGCGGTTGAAAACGCCGTGAAGATTGCCCGCTACTATACCAAGCGCCAGGGGATTGTGGTCTGTGACGGCTCCTATCATGGCCGGACCTACCTGACCATGGCCATGACCACCAAGGTCAAACCGTACAAATGCGGATTCGGGCCTCTGGCTCCCGAAGTGTACCGGGCCCCCTTTGGTGATTTCAAGGCCTTTGAACAATCCTTTATCACCACCATAAATCCTGAAAACACCGCTGCCGTTGTCATTGAACCCATCCAGGGCGAAGGCGGATTTATTGCGCCTCCAACTGAGTTCTTCCCAAAGGTGGCAAAGTTCTGCAAGGACAACGGTATTGTGCTGGTCATCGACGAAATCCAGTCCGGCATGGGCCGCACCGGCACCATGTTTGCCATTGAAAATTTCGGTGTTGAACCCGATCTCGTCACCGTTGCCAAAAGTATCGCTGCCGGTATGCCCATGAGCGCTGTGGTGGGCAGAAAAGAGATCATGGACAGTGTGCACCCGGGCGGTTTAGGCGGCACCTATGGTGCCAACCCGGTGGCGTGTGCCGCAGCCCACGCAGTCCTGGATATTTTTGAAGAGGAAAACATTCTGGGTAAAGCCAGAGCCCTAGGCGAAATACTGACCCGAATCTTTGGCGCATGGAAAGAAAACTTTGCCGTAATCGGAGAACTCAGAGGACTTGGTGCCATGCAAGGATTTACGCTTGTCAACGAAGACGGCACACCTGCCCCGGAAAAGGCCAAAACACTCTCCCGGTACTGCTTTGACAATGGACTGATCATTCTGGTCTGCGGGATTCACGGCAATGTGATCCGGGCGTTGATGCCTCTGGTCATTGAACCGGATCAGCTGCAAAAAGGGCTGGATATTTTAGAACATGGCCTGGTCAATCTTTAA